The following is a genomic window from candidate division KSB1 bacterium.
TGCTGTCCGGCGTATATTTATTCATCGAAAATATCCTCTAATACACGTGCTTCTATCCTGTCTCTATGTCGGTAAAGCCGGGTTTGCAAAAGATTGTTATAGACGGTTCTTCCGTTTTCGGCTTGCAAAATAATACCGTGTCCTTTATTAATAACATCGGGAGAGCGTTTTAAATGTGTTGCTTTCCCGGTGAGATTTTTATATCGGCGCTCCGCCTCCCGGCAAAATGAATCATCAGCAAATGGTTCACACGATTCGGTTACTTTGAGAACGGCATTACTCTCCTCAAGCCCCAGCGCTGCTTCAACGGTCCATTTCAATATCATCTCTTTAAATTCCGGGGTCTCGACAAGCGCCTCAAATTTTTCTCTCACGCGTTCTGTTACAACATCAATAATCTGCTGTTTGAGAGCCAGCTGCTGTTTTCTTTTTATGGATGCGATTTTACGTTCGCTCTCGTGGGCAATGGCGGCTGATTGCTGTTCGATTCGTTTTTGAGTTTCTTTTTTCAATTCACTGATGCGTTGATCCGTACTTTTTTTCCGCTCCTGAACCGTCCGCTGCGCGTTATCCAGAATCTCCTGAGCTTCATCCTGGGCCGCTTGCTGAATACTCTCGATAAGAGCGGTTTCCTGATTGTTTGTGGTCATGTTGATCGCCTTGTAGACTTAGAGTTTTACACCAATCGCTTCGTTCACCATCTGGCGTATACCGGGTTTTCCCTGCATTTTACCGCTGCGGTCCTGTATTTCAACAATCAGCGGAAAACTGGAGGTAAACAGATACGAGTTGACCAGCGGCCGAATGAGTTCGGCCGTTTTTTCCGTAATAATGATAATGCCAATGTCTTGATTCTGCAGTGCTTCGTTAAATGAATGTTCCGCTTCGGCCTTTGTTGTGGCGACAGATCCTTTAACACCGACCAGACCAAATCCCAAGACCGTGTCTTCATCACCGATGACAGTATACTTCATAAAAACATACCTTTATAATCAAATGGTTT
Proteins encoded in this region:
- a CDS encoding V-type ATP synthase subunit F, with protein sequence MKYTVIGDEDTVLGFGLVGVKGSVATTKAEAEHSFNEALQNQDIGIIIITEKTAELIRPLVNSYLFTSSFPLIVEIQDRSGKMQGKPGIRQMVNEAIGVKL
- a CDS encoding V-type ATP synthase subunit E; the encoded protein is MTTNNQETALIESIQQAAQDEAQEILDNAQRTVQERKKSTDQRISELKKETQKRIEQQSAAIAHESERKIASIKRKQQLALKQQIIDVVTERVREKFEALVETPEFKEMILKWTVEAALGLEESNAVLKVTESCEPFADDSFCREAERRYKNLTGKATHLKRSPDVINKGHGIILQAENGRTVYNNLLQTRLYRHRDRIEARVLEDIFDE